From Hermetia illucens chromosome 6, iHerIll2.2.curated.20191125, whole genome shotgun sequence, one genomic window encodes:
- the LOC119660009 gene encoding aldehyde dehydrogenase X, mitochondrial-like — protein sequence MSNPKQPVKYTKLFINNEFVDAVSKKTFPTINPATKEKIADIAEGNAADVDLAVEAARAAFNRKSDWRKLDAAGRAKLITKLADLINRDINILANLESMDNGKPFSQALLDVDRAVQTLKYYADWADKYFGETVQAPAPLVSMTRKEPVGVVGQIIPWNYPLVMLAWKFGPALATGCTIVLKPAEQTPLTALYVAALSKEAGFPDGVINVITGYGPTAGAAISGHMGVNKVAFTGSVQVGKLIMKAAAESNLKRVTLELGGKSPLVICEDVNLDEAAAIAHDAIFANHGQNCCAGSRTFVHESIYNEFVEKASDLAKQRKVGNPFVEGIMQGPQVDAEMYHKVMEYIQVGKSEGAKIETGGKPASTAGYFVEPTVFSNVTDDMKIAKEEIFGPVQSILKFRTLDEVIERANRTSYGLAAGIVTKDINKAMKFAQEVEAGSVWINCYNAVILQAPFGGFKQSGIGRELGKDALENYLETKTITMRIADVN from the exons ATGTCAAATCCCAAGCAACCAGTTAAATATACGAAG TTGTTCATCAACAATGAATTTGTCGATGCTGTTTCAAAGAAGACGTTTCCTACCATAAATCCCGCAACAAAAGAAAAGATCGCAGATATTGCTGAAGGAAATGCG GCAGATGTGGATCTTGCTGTCGAGGCAGCCAGAGCTGCGTTTAATAGAAAATCTGATTGGCGGAAGTTAGATGCAGCAGGACGTGCAAAACTTATCACTAA ATTGGCTGACCTGATAAACCGGGATATCAATATTTTGGCCAATCTTGAAAGCATGGACAACGGAAAACCATTCTCTCAGGCTCTCCTGGATGTCGACAGGGCAGTCCAAACCCTGAAATATTATGCTGACTGGGCTGATAAATATTTTGGAGAAACTGTTCAGGCTCCAGCTCCTCTAGTGTCTATGACCAGAAAAGAGCCTGTCGGCGTAGTTGGACAAATTATTCCGTGGAATTATCCGTTGGTTATGTTAGCATGGAAATTTGGGCCTGCATTAGCAACTG GTTGCACTATTGTTTTGAAGCCCGCCGAACAGACTCCGTTGACAGCCTTATATGTGGCGGCTCTCTCCAAGGAAGCTGGATTTCCAGATGGTGTAATTAATGTCATTACTGGATATGGTCCTACAGCTGGAGCAGCTATTTCCGGGCACATGGGTGTGAATAAAGTTGCATTCACAGGATCCGTCCAAGTTGGAAAACTTATAATGAAGGCAGCAGCTGAATCGAATTTGAAGCGCGTCACCcttgaattgggtggaaagagTCCTTTGGTCATATGCGAAGATGTGAATT TGGATGAAGCTGCCGCCATTGCTCATGATGCCATATTTGCCAATCATGGCCAAAATTGTTGCGCAGGTAGTCGAACCTTTGTCCATGAAAGCATCTACAACGAATTCGTTGAGAAGGCTTCGGATTTAGCCAAGCAAAGAAAGGTTGGCAATCCTTTCGTTGAAGGAATCATGCAAGGACCACAAGTCGATGCAGAGATGTATCATAAAGTTATGGAATATATTCAAGTTGGCAAAAGTGAAGGTGCAAAAATTGAGACTGGCGGAAAACCGGCCAGCACTGCAGGTTACTTTGTTGAGCCTACTGTATTTTCCAACGTAACAGATGACATGAAAATCGCAAAGGAGGAG ATTTTCGGACCGGTTCAGTCTATCTTGAAGTTCAGAACGCTAGATGAAGTTATTGAGCGGGCTAACAGGACATCGTATGGTTTAGCAGCAGGAATTGTTACCAAGGACATCAACAAAGCAATGAAGTTCGCTCAGGAAGTGGAGGCTGGATCAGTTTGGATCAATTGCTACAATGCTGTCATACTGCAGGCACCATTCGGAGGATTCAAGCAATCTGGTATTGGTCGTGAACTTGGGAAAGATGCATTAGAAAATTATTTGGAGACGAAAACGATTACTATGCGTATTGCTGATGTAAATTGA
- the LOC119659862 gene encoding retinal dehydrogenase 2-like yields the protein MANPNQEIKYTKIFINNEFVDSVSGKTFPTINPATKKKIADIAEGDKADVDLAVAAAKAAFARGSEWRKLDPPARGKLILKFAELLQRDATILANLESLDNGKPFGDSVFDITCAVETFEYYAGWCDKYFGETVPAPGTMVSFTRKEPVGVVGQIIPWNYPILMLAWKWAPALAAGCTIVLKPAEQTPLTALYCAALTKEAGFPAGVINVVPGYGPTAGAAISNHMEIQKIAFTGSVPVGKIIMQAAATSNLKRVTLELGGKSPLVICDDADLDEAVKIAHNAIFANHGQNCCAGSRTFVQENIYDAFVAKASAMAKARKVGNPFEDGIEQGPQVDDEMYNKVLGYIESAKQEGAKLEAGGKAIGSAGYFIEPTVFSNVTDNMKIAREEIFGPVQSIFKFKTLDEAIERANNTIYGLAAGIVTKDINKALTFAQSVNGGSVWVNCYDFVIPQVPFGGFNQSGIGRELGKDGLEQYLETKTITINLTSPTN from the exons attttcatCAACAATGAATTCGTGGATTCTGTATCAGGCAAGACCTTCCCTACCATCAACCCTGCGACCAAAAAGAAAATAGCTGACATCGCGGAAGGAGATAAA GCTGACGTTGATCTAGCTGTTGCTGCTGCTAAAGCCGCATTTGCCAGAGGATCAGAATGGCGGAAACTAGACCCACCCGCACGTGGAAAACTCATTTTAAA GTTTGCGGAATTGCTTCAACGTGACGCAACCATCCTTGCCAATCTCGAATCCTTAGATAATGGAAAACCTTTCGGTGACTCTGTATTTGATATTACATGCGCTGTGGAAACATTCGAATACTATGCAGGATGGTGCGACAAATACTTCGGTGAAACAGTACCAGCCCCTGGAACTATGGTGTCATTTACTCGTAAAGaacctgttggtgttgttggACAAATTATTCCATGGAATTATCCTATTTTGATGCTTGCTTGGAAGTGGGCCCCAGCACTTGCAGCAG GTTGCACAATTGTCCTAAAGCCGGCCGAGCAAACCCCACTTACAGCTCTTTATTGTGCGGCTTTGACCAAGGAAGCTGGTTTCCCTGCGGGCGTTATAAACGTTGTTCCTGGTTATGGACCAACAGCTGGAGCGGCTATTTCAAATCACATGGAGATTCAGAAGATTGCATTCACAGGATCGGTTCCAGTTGGTAAAATTATCATGCAAGCAGCGGCCACATCAAATTTGAAGAGAGTCACTTTGGAATTAGGCGGAAAGAGTCCTTTGGTCATTTGTGACGATGCTGATT TGGACGAAGCCGTCAAGATTGCTCATAACGCCATATTCGCCAACCATGGTCAAAACTGCTGTGCTGGTAGCCGGACCTTTGTACAAGAAAATATTTACGATGCATTTGTGGCAAAAGCTTCGGCTATGGCTAAAGCCCGAAAAGTCGGTAACCCATTCGAAGATGGAATCGAGCAAGGACCTCAAGTTGATGATGAAATGTACAACAAAGTTTTGGGATACATCGAAAGCGCAAAACAAGAGGGTGCGAAGCTTGAAGCTGGCGGAAAGGCTATTGGAAGTGCTGGGTATTTCATCGAACCGACTGTGTTCTCCAATGTTACTGATAACATGAAAATCGCCCGTGAAGAA atATTCGGTCCGGTGCAGTCAAtcttcaaattcaaaactttggatGAAGCTATCGAAAGGGCCAATAATACAATTTACGGATTGGCAGCAGGCATAGTTACGAAGGATATCAACAAAGCCCTTACTTTTGCCCAATCTGTAAACGGAGGATCTGTCTGGGTTAACTGCTACGATTTCGTCATTCCACAAGTTCCGTTTGGAGGTTTCAATCAATCTGGTATCGGTCGCGAACTGGGAAAAGATGGTTTGGAACAATACCTGGAAACAAAAACTATCACTATTAACCTTACATCACCAACAAACTAG